The following proteins are encoded in a genomic region of Neovison vison isolate M4711 chromosome 12, ASM_NN_V1, whole genome shotgun sequence:
- the SPSB2 gene encoding SPRY domain-containing SOCS box protein 2 isoform X2 yields the protein MGQTALAGGSSSTPTPQTLYPDLSCPEGLEELLSAPRPDLGAQQRHGWNPKDCSENIEVKEGGLCFERRPVAQSTDGARGKKGYSRGLHAWEISWPREQRGTHAVVGVATALAPLQADHYAALLGSNSESWGWDIGRGKLYHQSKGPGAPQYPARPHGEQLEVPERLLVVLDMEEGTLGYAIGGTYLGPAFRGLKGRTLYPAVSAVWGQCQVRISYLGGRKVQGMAKRLHSCYLTVSQQQ from the exons ATGGGCCAGACGGCCCTGGCAGGGGGCAGcagcagcacccccaccccacagaccCTGTACCCTGACCTCTCTTGTCCCGAGGGCTTGGAGGAGCTGCTGTCTGCTCCCCGTCCTGATCTGGGAGCCCAACAGCGCCACGGCTGGAATCCCAAGGACTGCTCAGAGAACATCGAGGTCAAGGAAGGGGGGTTATGCTTTGAGCGACGGCCCGTGGCCCAGAGCACTGATGGGGCTCGGGGTAAGAAAGGCTACTCGAGGGGCCTGCACGCCTGGGAGATCAGCTGGCCGCGGGAACAGAGGGGTACCCACGCCGTGGTGGGCGTGGCCACGGCCCTCGCCCCGCTGCAGGCTGATCACTATGCGGCGCTGCTGGGCAGCAATAGCGAGTCGTGGGGCTGGGACATTGGGCGGGGGAAGCTGTATCATCAGAGCAAGGGGCCCGGGGCCCCCCAGTATCCAGCCAGACCTCACGGTGAACAGCTGGAGGTGCCGGAGAGGCTACTGGTGGTTCTGGACATGGAAGAGGGAACTCTGGGCTACGCTATTGGGGGCACCTACCTGGGGCCAGCCTTCCGCGGACTGAAGGGCAGGACCCTGTATCCGGCAGTAAGCGCTGTCTGGGGCCAGTGCCAGGTCCGCATCAGCTACCTGGGCGGAAGGAAAG TGCAGGGAATGGCAAAAAGGCTTCACAGCTGTTACTTGACTGTATCCCAGCAGCAGTAG
- the SPSB2 gene encoding SPRY domain-containing SOCS box protein 2 isoform X1, whose amino-acid sequence MGQTALAGGSSSTPTPQTLYPDLSCPEGLEELLSAPRPDLGAQQRHGWNPKDCSENIEVKEGGLCFERRPVAQSTDGARGKKGYSRGLHAWEISWPREQRGTHAVVGVATALAPLQADHYAALLGSNSESWGWDIGRGKLYHQSKGPGAPQYPARPHGEQLEVPERLLVVLDMEEGTLGYAIGGTYLGPAFRGLKGRTLYPAVSAVWGQCQVRISYLGGRKVEPHSLLHLSRLCVRHALGDTRLGQVSALPLPPAMKRYLLYQ is encoded by the exons ATGGGCCAGACGGCCCTGGCAGGGGGCAGcagcagcacccccaccccacagaccCTGTACCCTGACCTCTCTTGTCCCGAGGGCTTGGAGGAGCTGCTGTCTGCTCCCCGTCCTGATCTGGGAGCCCAACAGCGCCACGGCTGGAATCCCAAGGACTGCTCAGAGAACATCGAGGTCAAGGAAGGGGGGTTATGCTTTGAGCGACGGCCCGTGGCCCAGAGCACTGATGGGGCTCGGGGTAAGAAAGGCTACTCGAGGGGCCTGCACGCCTGGGAGATCAGCTGGCCGCGGGAACAGAGGGGTACCCACGCCGTGGTGGGCGTGGCCACGGCCCTCGCCCCGCTGCAGGCTGATCACTATGCGGCGCTGCTGGGCAGCAATAGCGAGTCGTGGGGCTGGGACATTGGGCGGGGGAAGCTGTATCATCAGAGCAAGGGGCCCGGGGCCCCCCAGTATCCAGCCAGACCTCACGGTGAACAGCTGGAGGTGCCGGAGAGGCTACTGGTGGTTCTGGACATGGAAGAGGGAACTCTGGGCTACGCTATTGGGGGCACCTACCTGGGGCCAGCCTTCCGCGGACTGAAGGGCAGGACCCTGTATCCGGCAGTAAGCGCTGTCTGGGGCCAGTGCCAGGTCCGCATCAGCTACCTGGGCGGAAGGAAAG tgGAGCCACACTCTCTGCTGCATCTGAGCCGCCTGTGTGTGCGTCACGCTCTGGGGGACACCCGGCTTGGCCAGGTATctgctctccctttgccccctgcCATGAAGCGGTACCTGCTCTACCAGTGA